Proteins encoded in a region of the Drosophila sechellia strain sech25 chromosome 2L, ASM438219v1, whole genome shotgun sequence genome:
- the LOC116800373 gene encoding uncharacterized protein LOC116800373 isoform X3, which translates to MNGLSSNDDAVECPLCMEPLEVDDLTFFPCTCGYQICRFCWHRIRTDENKLCPACRKEYPENPADFKPLSQEEMIAFKSQKRQRDQQRKQKITENRKHLANVRVVQKNLVFVVGLPPRLADADILKKHEYFGKYGKIHKVVINPSTTYAGVQVRVGPSASAYVTYVNNSDALRAIQSVNNIMIDGRLIKTSLGTTKYCSHFMKNQQCPKGDCMYLHELGDPEASFTKEEMHQGNHLEYEKRLHDTLIASLGPNATGIVNAAIPSSSSASSSSSGSGTNGSSASGNAQQKEAWPSLSVSPINGKEAAASATSSSGKSKREKLRNEKRHEKNKAKNKNGSNTNANTSNKENYVSETRSSTSTETFAEATADAPASTKAEPPQASSNRSRAERGKDRATASAKEQKKGKEAAPAPAASKPAERVETSESTIRQKKAEVTESCEDNLPQKRLAGTNVQRSVSSCSENSEGHVSESSLSEKSLTGDYVEEKCNSVNSESQPESVKFQEELEKSNEAIVEAETILPAAESSEDISPAAVAPSNGEDEGCLPVVDPVEPPSLVDNGSRVTDALSKLNIFDDTPSYFTSPSFQQAPILKNKLDLEMRQSHLPDLVNDIDGIQKASNTNEWEEAFKNVMMRNTRHVEEQLLQQQHLQQQQKHHHQQVLHQQEEFLRMHELQKRNNFATQINGPANDFLSHFQANSLDLNRAQAHAMLQQQILQQQAGENLFGGNMSKFFDFHKSQQQSHHQYLNGHPPQINGNGAVPEPQRVAASLESNRLNSPFVENGLINSQQQQQQQKQRMMGMYEFMPPNTQSQQNRFSQNSIVDDDLGFDPFVETQKGLAELMENEVVQQQSINNENPLPKLPPQPQVPPHPQLVDNLQRARMPPPGFNHVNTLGLGGASRLQLTSKIMPFMNMPVNGVGNSGAQGQHQIPMGVNWNAPMGMHQNPGQPVGDSQLQHPMAHNKVYNNSDWTSMDPAILSFRQFSSFPQNQIPPHPQQQQDLFLQHLAQQQNSQSGGFNNQPQQMLPMGMPNSLLNGQQTQPPQVNANVQGMLEFLKSRQFV; encoded by the exons ATGAACGGCCTGAGCAGTAATGATGATGCAGTCGAGTGCCCTTTGTGTATGGAGCCGCTTGAGGTGGACGATCTGACCTTCTTTCCGTGTACCTGCGGATATCAG ATTTGCCGATTCTGTTGGCATAGGATCCGCACGGATGAGAACAAGCTGTGTCCGGCATGCCGAAAGGAATACCCCGAGAATCCAGCTGACTTTAAGCCGTTGTCGCAGGAGGAA ATGATTGCCTTCAAGTCCCAGAAACGCCAAAGGGACcaacaacgaaaacaaaagatCACCGAGAACCGCAAACACTTGGCCAACGTTCGCGTTGTCCAAAAGAACTTGGTGTTCGTTGTGGGCCTACCACCCCGACTTGCTGATGCAGAT ATATTAAAGAAACACGAGTATTTCGGTAAATATGGGAAAATTCATAAAGTCGTTATAAATCCAAGTACCACGTATGCCGGGGTCCAGGTAAGAGTT GGTCCATCTGCTTCTGCCTATGTCACATATGTTAATAACTCGGATGCCTTGCGGGCCATTCAAAGCGTCAATAATATTATGATAGATGGGCGGCTCATAAAGACCAGCCTGGGAACAACCAAATACTGTAGCCACTTCATGAAGAACCAGCAGTGTCCCAAGGGCGACTGCATGTACTTACATGAATTGGGCGATCCCGAGGCCAGTTTCACAAAGGAG GAAATGCATCAGGGAAATCACCTGGAGTACGAGAAGCGCCTGCACGATACTCTAATTGCCTCATTGGGACCGAATGCAACAGGTATTGTAAACG CCGCGATTCCATCGTCATCGTCAGCGTCATCCTCGTCCTCTGGATCGGGTACAAATGGTTCAAGTGCATCAGGTAATGCCCAGCAAAAGGAGGCGTGGCCTAGCTTATCGGTCTCGCCCATCAATGGCAAGGAGGCGGCTGCCAGTGCGACCAGTTCCAGTGGGAAGAGTAAACGGGAGAAGCTGCGCAACGAGAAGAGGCACGAGAAGAATAAGGCGAAGAATAAGAACGGCAGCAATACAAACGCCAATACCTCGAACAAGGAGAACTATGTTTCCGAAACGAGAAGCAGCACAAGTACTGAGACATTCGCAGAGGCCACGGCGGATGCACCGGCTTCCACCAAGGCAGAACCGCCGCAAGCCTCTAGCAATCGATCGAGGGCGGAGCGTGGAAAAGATCGGGCCACGGCTAGTGCAAAGGAGCAGAAGAAGGGCAAGGAAGCTGCTCCAGCACCTGCAGCAAGTAAACCGGCGGAGCGGGTTGAAACGAGCGAGAGTACAATAAGACAAAAGAAGGCGGAAGTAACCGAAAGCTGTGAAGATAACTTACCGCAAAAGAGATTAGCGGGAACAAACGTTCAAAGATCTGTGAGCTCTTGTAGCGAAAATAGCGAAGGACACGTCTCTGAGAGTAGCTTAAGTGAGAAGAGTTTAACTGGTGATTATGTGGAGGAGAAGTGCAATAGTGTGAATTCGGAAAGCCAGCCAGAAAGTGTAAAGTTTCAGGAGGAGCTCGAAAAGAGCAACGAGGCTATTGTCGAGGCCGAAACGATTCTGCCAGCAGCTGAATCCTCTGAGGACATCAGCCCCGCTGCAGTGGCGCCCAGCAATGGCGAAGACGAAGGATGCTTACCCGTTGTTGATCCAGTCGAACCACCGAGTCTGGTGGATAATGGAAGCAGAGTAACAG ATGCGCTGTCTAAGCTCAACATTTTCGATGACACGCCTAGCTATTTCACATCGCCATCATTCCagcaagcccccattttaaaGAATAAGCTAGATTTGGAAATGCGACAGTCTCATTTACCTGACTTGGTCAACG ACATTGATGGAATCCAAAAGGCATCCAATACAAACG AGTGGGAAGAAGCCTTCAAAAATGTGATGATGCGCAACACTAGGCACGTGGAGGAgcaactgctgcagcagcaacatttgcagcagcagcagaagcatcACCACCAGCAGGTGTTGCATCAACAGGAGGAGTTCCTTCGCATGCACGAATTACAGAAACGCAACAACTTTGCGACGCAAATCAACGGTCCTGCGAATG ATTTCCTTAGCCATTTCCAGGCGAACTCGCTCGATTTGAACAGAGCTCAGGCCCATGCAATGCTTCAGCAACAAATTTTGCAACAGCAGGCAGGCGAAAATCTATTTGGCGGCAACATGTCGAAGTTCTTTGATTTCCATAAAAGTCAGCAGCAGTCACACCATCAGTATCTAAATGGACATCCGCCTCAAATCAATGGGAATGGTGCTGTGCCGGAGCCGCAAAGAGTGGCGGCCTCTTTGGAAAGCAATCGACTGAATTCGCCTTTTGTCGAAAATG GACTTATAaactcgcagcagcagcagcagcaacaaaagcagaGAATGATGGGAATGTATGAATTTATG CCTCCAAACACGCAATCTCAGCAGAATCGGTTTTCACAGAACTCGATAGTCGACGATGACTTAG GATTCGACCCCTTCGTTGAGACCCAAAAGGGACTTGCTGAACTTATGGAAAATGAGGTTGTCCAACAACAGAGTATTAATAATGAGAACCCCTTGCCGAAGTTGCCGCCACAGCCTCAAGTTCCACCACATCCGCAATTGGTGGACAACCTGCAGCGAGCTCGCATGCCGCCGCCAGGCTTCAATCACGTCAACACATTGGGCTTGGGCGGTGCATCCAGACTGCAGCTCACCAGCAAAATAATGCCCTTCATGAACATGCCCGTCAATGGGGTGGGCAACAGCGGTGCCCAGGGACAGCACCAAATACCAATGGGTGTCAACTGGAATGCGCCGATGGGCATGCACCAGAACCCGGGACAGCCCGTGGGTGATTCGCAATTGCAGCATCCAATGGCTCACAACAAGG TTTACAACAACAGTGATTGGACTTCAATGGATCCGGCTATACTTTCGTTTAGACAGTTTTCTTCTTTTCCACAAAACCAAATTCCCCCACATCCTCAGCAACAACAGGATTTATTTTTGCAGCATTTGGCTCAACAGCAAAATTCCCAGAGTGGTG GTTTCAACAACCAGCCACAGCAAATGCTTCCTATGGGGATGCCCAATAGTTTGCTGAACGGACAACAAACGCAGCCGCCACAGGTCAATGCCAATGTTCAGGGCATGCTTGAGTTTTTAAAAAGCCGTCAATTCGTTTAG
- the LOC116800373 gene encoding uncharacterized protein LOC116800373 isoform X1 — protein MNGLSSNDDAVECPLCMEPLEVDDLTFFPCTCGYQICRFCWHRIRTDENKLCPACRKEYPENPADFKPLSQEEMIAFKSQKRQRDQQRKQKITENRKHLANVRVVQKNLVFVVGLPPRLADADILKKHEYFGKYGKIHKVVINPSTTYAGVQVRVGPSASAYVTYVNNSDALRAIQSVNNIMIDGRLIKTSLGTTKYCSHFMKNQQCPKGDCMYLHELGDPEASFTKEEMHQGNHLEYEKRLHDTLIASLGPNATGIVNGNGASKANAAIPSSSSASSSSSGSGTNGSSASGNAQQKEAWPSLSVSPINGKEAAASATSSSGKSKREKLRNEKRHEKNKAKNKNGSNTNANTSNKENYVSETRSSTSTETFAEATADAPASTKAEPPQASSNRSRAERGKDRATASAKEQKKGKEAAPAPAASKPAERVETSESTIRQKKAEVTESCEDNLPQKRLAGTNVQRSVSSCSENSEGHVSESSLSEKSLTGDYVEEKCNSVNSESQPESVKFQEELEKSNEAIVEAETILPAAESSEDISPAAVAPSNGEDEGCLPVVDPVEPPSLVDNGSRVTDALSKLNIFDDTPSYFTSPSFQQAPILKNKLDLEMRQSHLPDLVNDIDGIQKASNTNEWEEAFKNVMMRNTRHVEEQLLQQQHLQQQQKHHHQQVLHQQEEFLRMHELQKRNNFATQINGPANDFLSHFQANSLDLNRAQAHAMLQQQILQQQAGENLFGGNMSKFFDFHKSQQQSHHQYLNGHPPQINGNGAVPEPQRVAASLESNRLNSPFVENGLINSQQQQQQQKQRMMGMYEFMPPNTQSQQNRFSQNSIVDDDLGFDPFVETQKGLAELMENEVVQQQSINNENPLPKLPPQPQVPPHPQLVDNLQRARMPPPGFNHVNTLGLGGASRLQLTSKIMPFMNMPVNGVGNSGAQGQHQIPMGVNWNAPMGMHQNPGQPVGDSQLQHPMAHNKVYNNSDWTSMDPAILSFRQFSSFPQNQIPPHPQQQQDLFLQHLAQQQNSQSGGFNNQPQQMLPMGMPNSLLNGQQTQPPQVNANVQGMLEFLKSRQFV, from the exons ATGAACGGCCTGAGCAGTAATGATGATGCAGTCGAGTGCCCTTTGTGTATGGAGCCGCTTGAGGTGGACGATCTGACCTTCTTTCCGTGTACCTGCGGATATCAG ATTTGCCGATTCTGTTGGCATAGGATCCGCACGGATGAGAACAAGCTGTGTCCGGCATGCCGAAAGGAATACCCCGAGAATCCAGCTGACTTTAAGCCGTTGTCGCAGGAGGAA ATGATTGCCTTCAAGTCCCAGAAACGCCAAAGGGACcaacaacgaaaacaaaagatCACCGAGAACCGCAAACACTTGGCCAACGTTCGCGTTGTCCAAAAGAACTTGGTGTTCGTTGTGGGCCTACCACCCCGACTTGCTGATGCAGAT ATATTAAAGAAACACGAGTATTTCGGTAAATATGGGAAAATTCATAAAGTCGTTATAAATCCAAGTACCACGTATGCCGGGGTCCAGGTAAGAGTT GGTCCATCTGCTTCTGCCTATGTCACATATGTTAATAACTCGGATGCCTTGCGGGCCATTCAAAGCGTCAATAATATTATGATAGATGGGCGGCTCATAAAGACCAGCCTGGGAACAACCAAATACTGTAGCCACTTCATGAAGAACCAGCAGTGTCCCAAGGGCGACTGCATGTACTTACATGAATTGGGCGATCCCGAGGCCAGTTTCACAAAGGAG GAAATGCATCAGGGAAATCACCTGGAGTACGAGAAGCGCCTGCACGATACTCTAATTGCCTCATTGGGACCGAATGCAACAGGTATTGTAAACGGTAACGGAGCTTCTAAAGCAAATG CCGCGATTCCATCGTCATCGTCAGCGTCATCCTCGTCCTCTGGATCGGGTACAAATGGTTCAAGTGCATCAGGTAATGCCCAGCAAAAGGAGGCGTGGCCTAGCTTATCGGTCTCGCCCATCAATGGCAAGGAGGCGGCTGCCAGTGCGACCAGTTCCAGTGGGAAGAGTAAACGGGAGAAGCTGCGCAACGAGAAGAGGCACGAGAAGAATAAGGCGAAGAATAAGAACGGCAGCAATACAAACGCCAATACCTCGAACAAGGAGAACTATGTTTCCGAAACGAGAAGCAGCACAAGTACTGAGACATTCGCAGAGGCCACGGCGGATGCACCGGCTTCCACCAAGGCAGAACCGCCGCAAGCCTCTAGCAATCGATCGAGGGCGGAGCGTGGAAAAGATCGGGCCACGGCTAGTGCAAAGGAGCAGAAGAAGGGCAAGGAAGCTGCTCCAGCACCTGCAGCAAGTAAACCGGCGGAGCGGGTTGAAACGAGCGAGAGTACAATAAGACAAAAGAAGGCGGAAGTAACCGAAAGCTGTGAAGATAACTTACCGCAAAAGAGATTAGCGGGAACAAACGTTCAAAGATCTGTGAGCTCTTGTAGCGAAAATAGCGAAGGACACGTCTCTGAGAGTAGCTTAAGTGAGAAGAGTTTAACTGGTGATTATGTGGAGGAGAAGTGCAATAGTGTGAATTCGGAAAGCCAGCCAGAAAGTGTAAAGTTTCAGGAGGAGCTCGAAAAGAGCAACGAGGCTATTGTCGAGGCCGAAACGATTCTGCCAGCAGCTGAATCCTCTGAGGACATCAGCCCCGCTGCAGTGGCGCCCAGCAATGGCGAAGACGAAGGATGCTTACCCGTTGTTGATCCAGTCGAACCACCGAGTCTGGTGGATAATGGAAGCAGAGTAACAG ATGCGCTGTCTAAGCTCAACATTTTCGATGACACGCCTAGCTATTTCACATCGCCATCATTCCagcaagcccccattttaaaGAATAAGCTAGATTTGGAAATGCGACAGTCTCATTTACCTGACTTGGTCAACG ACATTGATGGAATCCAAAAGGCATCCAATACAAACG AGTGGGAAGAAGCCTTCAAAAATGTGATGATGCGCAACACTAGGCACGTGGAGGAgcaactgctgcagcagcaacatttgcagcagcagcagaagcatcACCACCAGCAGGTGTTGCATCAACAGGAGGAGTTCCTTCGCATGCACGAATTACAGAAACGCAACAACTTTGCGACGCAAATCAACGGTCCTGCGAATG ATTTCCTTAGCCATTTCCAGGCGAACTCGCTCGATTTGAACAGAGCTCAGGCCCATGCAATGCTTCAGCAACAAATTTTGCAACAGCAGGCAGGCGAAAATCTATTTGGCGGCAACATGTCGAAGTTCTTTGATTTCCATAAAAGTCAGCAGCAGTCACACCATCAGTATCTAAATGGACATCCGCCTCAAATCAATGGGAATGGTGCTGTGCCGGAGCCGCAAAGAGTGGCGGCCTCTTTGGAAAGCAATCGACTGAATTCGCCTTTTGTCGAAAATG GACTTATAaactcgcagcagcagcagcagcaacaaaagcagaGAATGATGGGAATGTATGAATTTATG CCTCCAAACACGCAATCTCAGCAGAATCGGTTTTCACAGAACTCGATAGTCGACGATGACTTAG GATTCGACCCCTTCGTTGAGACCCAAAAGGGACTTGCTGAACTTATGGAAAATGAGGTTGTCCAACAACAGAGTATTAATAATGAGAACCCCTTGCCGAAGTTGCCGCCACAGCCTCAAGTTCCACCACATCCGCAATTGGTGGACAACCTGCAGCGAGCTCGCATGCCGCCGCCAGGCTTCAATCACGTCAACACATTGGGCTTGGGCGGTGCATCCAGACTGCAGCTCACCAGCAAAATAATGCCCTTCATGAACATGCCCGTCAATGGGGTGGGCAACAGCGGTGCCCAGGGACAGCACCAAATACCAATGGGTGTCAACTGGAATGCGCCGATGGGCATGCACCAGAACCCGGGACAGCCCGTGGGTGATTCGCAATTGCAGCATCCAATGGCTCACAACAAGG TTTACAACAACAGTGATTGGACTTCAATGGATCCGGCTATACTTTCGTTTAGACAGTTTTCTTCTTTTCCACAAAACCAAATTCCCCCACATCCTCAGCAACAACAGGATTTATTTTTGCAGCATTTGGCTCAACAGCAAAATTCCCAGAGTGGTG GTTTCAACAACCAGCCACAGCAAATGCTTCCTATGGGGATGCCCAATAGTTTGCTGAACGGACAACAAACGCAGCCGCCACAGGTCAATGCCAATGTTCAGGGCATGCTTGAGTTTTTAAAAAGCCGTCAATTCGTTTAG
- the LOC116800373 gene encoding uncharacterized protein LOC116800373 isoform X5 — translation MNGLSSNDDAVECPLCMEPLEVDDLTFFPCTCGYQICRFCWHRIRTDENKLCPACRKEYPENPADFKPLSQEEMIAFKSQKRQRDQQRKQKITENRKHLANVRVVQKNLVFVVGLPPRLADADILKKHEYFGKYGKIHKVVINPSTTYAGVQVRVGPSASAYVTYVNNSDALRAIQSVNNIMIDGRLIKTSLGTTKYCSHFMKNQQCPKGDCMYLHELGDPEASFTKEEMHQGNHLEYEKRLHDTLIASLGPNATAAIPSSSSASSSSSGSGTNGSSASGNAQQKEAWPSLSVSPINGKEAAASATSSSGKSKREKLRNEKRHEKNKAKNKNGSNTNANTSNKENYVSETRSSTSTETFAEATADAPASTKAEPPQASSNRSRAERGKDRATASAKEQKKGKEAAPAPAASKPAERVETSESTIRQKKAEVTESCEDNLPQKRLAGTNVQRSVSSCSENSEGHVSESSLSEKSLTGDYVEEKCNSVNSESQPESVKFQEELEKSNEAIVEAETILPAAESSEDISPAAVAPSNGEDEGCLPVVDPVEPPSLVDNGSRVTDALSKLNIFDDTPSYFTSPSFQQAPILKNKLDLEMRQSHLPDLVNDIDGIQKASNTNEWEEAFKNVMMRNTRHVEEQLLQQQHLQQQQKHHHQQVLHQQEEFLRMHELQKRNNFATQINGPANDFLSHFQANSLDLNRAQAHAMLQQQILQQQAGENLFGGNMSKFFDFHKSQQQSHHQYLNGHPPQINGNGAVPEPQRVAASLESNRLNSPFVENGLINSQQQQQQQKQRMMGMYEFMPPNTQSQQNRFSQNSIVDDDLGFDPFVETQKGLAELMENEVVQQQSINNENPLPKLPPQPQVPPHPQLVDNLQRARMPPPGFNHVNTLGLGGASRLQLTSKIMPFMNMPVNGVGNSGAQGQHQIPMGVNWNAPMGMHQNPGQPVGDSQLQHPMAHNKVYNNSDWTSMDPAILSFRQFSSFPQNQIPPHPQQQQDLFLQHLAQQQNSQSGGFNNQPQQMLPMGMPNSLLNGQQTQPPQVNANVQGMLEFLKSRQFV, via the exons ATGAACGGCCTGAGCAGTAATGATGATGCAGTCGAGTGCCCTTTGTGTATGGAGCCGCTTGAGGTGGACGATCTGACCTTCTTTCCGTGTACCTGCGGATATCAG ATTTGCCGATTCTGTTGGCATAGGATCCGCACGGATGAGAACAAGCTGTGTCCGGCATGCCGAAAGGAATACCCCGAGAATCCAGCTGACTTTAAGCCGTTGTCGCAGGAGGAA ATGATTGCCTTCAAGTCCCAGAAACGCCAAAGGGACcaacaacgaaaacaaaagatCACCGAGAACCGCAAACACTTGGCCAACGTTCGCGTTGTCCAAAAGAACTTGGTGTTCGTTGTGGGCCTACCACCCCGACTTGCTGATGCAGAT ATATTAAAGAAACACGAGTATTTCGGTAAATATGGGAAAATTCATAAAGTCGTTATAAATCCAAGTACCACGTATGCCGGGGTCCAGGTAAGAGTT GGTCCATCTGCTTCTGCCTATGTCACATATGTTAATAACTCGGATGCCTTGCGGGCCATTCAAAGCGTCAATAATATTATGATAGATGGGCGGCTCATAAAGACCAGCCTGGGAACAACCAAATACTGTAGCCACTTCATGAAGAACCAGCAGTGTCCCAAGGGCGACTGCATGTACTTACATGAATTGGGCGATCCCGAGGCCAGTTTCACAAAGGAG GAAATGCATCAGGGAAATCACCTGGAGTACGAGAAGCGCCTGCACGATACTCTAATTGCCTCATTGGGACCGAATGCAACAG CCGCGATTCCATCGTCATCGTCAGCGTCATCCTCGTCCTCTGGATCGGGTACAAATGGTTCAAGTGCATCAGGTAATGCCCAGCAAAAGGAGGCGTGGCCTAGCTTATCGGTCTCGCCCATCAATGGCAAGGAGGCGGCTGCCAGTGCGACCAGTTCCAGTGGGAAGAGTAAACGGGAGAAGCTGCGCAACGAGAAGAGGCACGAGAAGAATAAGGCGAAGAATAAGAACGGCAGCAATACAAACGCCAATACCTCGAACAAGGAGAACTATGTTTCCGAAACGAGAAGCAGCACAAGTACTGAGACATTCGCAGAGGCCACGGCGGATGCACCGGCTTCCACCAAGGCAGAACCGCCGCAAGCCTCTAGCAATCGATCGAGGGCGGAGCGTGGAAAAGATCGGGCCACGGCTAGTGCAAAGGAGCAGAAGAAGGGCAAGGAAGCTGCTCCAGCACCTGCAGCAAGTAAACCGGCGGAGCGGGTTGAAACGAGCGAGAGTACAATAAGACAAAAGAAGGCGGAAGTAACCGAAAGCTGTGAAGATAACTTACCGCAAAAGAGATTAGCGGGAACAAACGTTCAAAGATCTGTGAGCTCTTGTAGCGAAAATAGCGAAGGACACGTCTCTGAGAGTAGCTTAAGTGAGAAGAGTTTAACTGGTGATTATGTGGAGGAGAAGTGCAATAGTGTGAATTCGGAAAGCCAGCCAGAAAGTGTAAAGTTTCAGGAGGAGCTCGAAAAGAGCAACGAGGCTATTGTCGAGGCCGAAACGATTCTGCCAGCAGCTGAATCCTCTGAGGACATCAGCCCCGCTGCAGTGGCGCCCAGCAATGGCGAAGACGAAGGATGCTTACCCGTTGTTGATCCAGTCGAACCACCGAGTCTGGTGGATAATGGAAGCAGAGTAACAG ATGCGCTGTCTAAGCTCAACATTTTCGATGACACGCCTAGCTATTTCACATCGCCATCATTCCagcaagcccccattttaaaGAATAAGCTAGATTTGGAAATGCGACAGTCTCATTTACCTGACTTGGTCAACG ACATTGATGGAATCCAAAAGGCATCCAATACAAACG AGTGGGAAGAAGCCTTCAAAAATGTGATGATGCGCAACACTAGGCACGTGGAGGAgcaactgctgcagcagcaacatttgcagcagcagcagaagcatcACCACCAGCAGGTGTTGCATCAACAGGAGGAGTTCCTTCGCATGCACGAATTACAGAAACGCAACAACTTTGCGACGCAAATCAACGGTCCTGCGAATG ATTTCCTTAGCCATTTCCAGGCGAACTCGCTCGATTTGAACAGAGCTCAGGCCCATGCAATGCTTCAGCAACAAATTTTGCAACAGCAGGCAGGCGAAAATCTATTTGGCGGCAACATGTCGAAGTTCTTTGATTTCCATAAAAGTCAGCAGCAGTCACACCATCAGTATCTAAATGGACATCCGCCTCAAATCAATGGGAATGGTGCTGTGCCGGAGCCGCAAAGAGTGGCGGCCTCTTTGGAAAGCAATCGACTGAATTCGCCTTTTGTCGAAAATG GACTTATAaactcgcagcagcagcagcagcaacaaaagcagaGAATGATGGGAATGTATGAATTTATG CCTCCAAACACGCAATCTCAGCAGAATCGGTTTTCACAGAACTCGATAGTCGACGATGACTTAG GATTCGACCCCTTCGTTGAGACCCAAAAGGGACTTGCTGAACTTATGGAAAATGAGGTTGTCCAACAACAGAGTATTAATAATGAGAACCCCTTGCCGAAGTTGCCGCCACAGCCTCAAGTTCCACCACATCCGCAATTGGTGGACAACCTGCAGCGAGCTCGCATGCCGCCGCCAGGCTTCAATCACGTCAACACATTGGGCTTGGGCGGTGCATCCAGACTGCAGCTCACCAGCAAAATAATGCCCTTCATGAACATGCCCGTCAATGGGGTGGGCAACAGCGGTGCCCAGGGACAGCACCAAATACCAATGGGTGTCAACTGGAATGCGCCGATGGGCATGCACCAGAACCCGGGACAGCCCGTGGGTGATTCGCAATTGCAGCATCCAATGGCTCACAACAAGG TTTACAACAACAGTGATTGGACTTCAATGGATCCGGCTATACTTTCGTTTAGACAGTTTTCTTCTTTTCCACAAAACCAAATTCCCCCACATCCTCAGCAACAACAGGATTTATTTTTGCAGCATTTGGCTCAACAGCAAAATTCCCAGAGTGGTG GTTTCAACAACCAGCCACAGCAAATGCTTCCTATGGGGATGCCCAATAGTTTGCTGAACGGACAACAAACGCAGCCGCCACAGGTCAATGCCAATGTTCAGGGCATGCTTGAGTTTTTAAAAAGCCGTCAATTCGTTTAG